Proteins from a genomic interval of Pseudodesulfovibrio nedwellii:
- the larE gene encoding ATP-dependent sacrificial sulfur transferase LarE has translation MTTNIVVSPGAIQRYQTLLSLLTDTTSALVAFSGGVDSTLLLYATKEALGDKAMAATISTPYTPKWEITEARKFAASIGVKYSEIDLPFPEALRMNPPDHCYTCKKALFSMLLKVAMDRGLSSVLDGTNLDDLGDYRPGLKALRELGVMSPLMEAELSKQDIRELSHHFNLPTWDKPAFACLLSRMPVNKRVTESALTRVEQAEIYLMKNGFPAVRVRHHGDVARIEVPHDQIATLVSHGHHINARLRELGYRHVAVDLAGYSMGSLNRPSE, from the coding sequence ATGACAACGAACATCGTGGTTTCCCCCGGCGCCATACAACGGTATCAGACACTCCTCAGCCTATTAACCGACACAACAAGCGCACTCGTAGCTTTTTCCGGCGGTGTTGACAGCACGCTGCTTCTGTACGCAACCAAAGAAGCTCTCGGAGACAAAGCCATGGCTGCCACCATCTCCACCCCTTACACTCCCAAATGGGAAATCACGGAGGCACGAAAATTCGCCGCATCCATCGGCGTAAAGTACAGTGAGATTGACCTCCCTTTCCCCGAAGCATTGCGCATGAACCCGCCGGATCATTGCTACACCTGCAAAAAAGCCCTATTTAGCATGTTACTCAAAGTGGCGATGGATCGGGGGCTATCCAGTGTTCTCGACGGCACGAACCTTGATGACCTGGGCGACTACCGCCCCGGCTTGAAAGCACTGCGCGAACTGGGTGTCATGAGTCCGCTGATGGAAGCCGAATTGTCCAAACAGGACATACGGGAGCTATCCCACCACTTCAATCTGCCAACATGGGATAAACCAGCCTTTGCCTGTTTACTCTCACGTATGCCGGTCAACAAACGGGTCACCGAATCCGCACTGACACGAGTAGAGCAAGCCGAAATCTACCTCATGAAAAACGGATTCCCAGCAGTCCGTGTACGCCATCACGGTGACGTCGCTCGCATCGAAGTTCCACACGATCAAATTGCCACTCTCGTCTCACACGGTCACCACATCAATGCCAGACTCCGAGAACTTGGCTACCGTCACGTAGCCGTGGATCTGGCCGGATATTCCATGGGCAGTCTCAACCGTCCGTCCGAGTAG
- the larC gene encoding nickel pincer cofactor biosynthesis protein LarC, with protein MNILYYDCFSGISGDMNLAAMIALGVEPHSLTKALSRLGLDDEFSLEIINDSRKGIHGTRVEVILKEHLHKHRNLEDIETIIATSSLKESIKATSLAIFRCLAEAEATVHDKDVYEVHFHEVGATDAIVDIVGAAICFDLLKIDAVWCSSIELGGGFVTCSHGTIPVPAPATVEILHGHPTTHGAVKKETTTPTGAAILVTLVDHFTDTPAMIVEKTGYGIGHRNTDIPNVLRVHLASVVEEPMGLKTIPARLLQCNIDDMTGEMLGAALDQLMDDGAMDVHFTPIIMKKSRPATTLSVLCGIEDEEKFKRLLFTHTTTLGIKSIPLDKTELNISFEKLETPLGTVTIKNAHLDGQVLRSKPEFEDCRTLAHKYNIPLSDVYLAINKARSK; from the coding sequence ATGAACATACTCTATTATGACTGCTTCTCCGGCATCAGCGGAGACATGAATCTTGCCGCCATGATCGCGCTCGGCGTGGAACCGCATTCCCTGACGAAAGCACTTTCACGGCTTGGCCTTGATGACGAATTTTCCCTCGAAATAATTAACGATTCCCGCAAGGGTATCCACGGCACCCGTGTCGAGGTGATTCTCAAAGAGCACTTGCATAAACACCGAAATCTTGAAGACATCGAAACAATCATAGCCACGAGTTCGCTCAAAGAATCGATCAAGGCAACCAGCCTTGCCATATTCCGTTGTCTGGCTGAAGCCGAAGCCACTGTTCACGACAAGGATGTGTATGAAGTCCATTTCCACGAAGTCGGTGCAACTGACGCCATTGTAGATATTGTGGGCGCGGCCATCTGTTTTGACCTCTTGAAAATCGATGCTGTCTGGTGTTCTTCCATAGAACTGGGCGGCGGCTTTGTCACATGTTCTCACGGCACCATCCCTGTACCAGCACCAGCCACCGTCGAAATCCTGCACGGCCATCCAACCACTCATGGAGCCGTAAAAAAAGAAACAACGACCCCAACCGGCGCGGCCATTCTCGTCACACTTGTCGATCACTTCACGGACACACCGGCTATGATTGTCGAAAAGACAGGATACGGCATAGGCCATCGGAACACGGACATTCCCAATGTTCTGCGGGTGCATCTGGCTTCTGTCGTTGAAGAGCCAATGGGCCTAAAAACTATCCCGGCGCGATTGCTCCAGTGCAACATCGACGACATGACCGGTGAAATGCTCGGCGCGGCCCTTGACCAACTCATGGATGACGGGGCTATGGACGTCCACTTCACCCCCATAATCATGAAAAAGAGCCGTCCAGCCACAACTCTTTCGGTACTTTGCGGCATCGAAGACGAAGAGAAATTCAAGCGTCTGCTTTTCACACACACCACAACGCTGGGTATTAAATCCATTCCACTGGACAAAACAGAGCTCAATATTTCATTTGAAAAACTGGAGACACCGCTCGGCACTGTGACCATAAAAAATGCGCATCTCGACGGACAGGTCCTCCGCTCCAAGCCGGAATTTGAAGACTGTCGCACACTCGCCCATAAATACAATATTCCCCTCAGTGACGTTTATCTCGCAATCAACAAGGCACGCTCGAAATGA
- a CDS encoding amino acid ABC transporter ATP-binding protein codes for MQPLLELKNIVKTFGTHRAVDNIDLTMQAGEKTVIIGPSGSGKSTLLRAINILETIDSGSILFEGNDVGYRQVKGKQVLDKPKNICKLRTQIGMVFQHFNLFPHMTVIENAMEGQVTVLGIPKAEARAVAMSMLEKVGMSSFADRFPASLSGGQKQRAAIARALSMKPKLMLFDEPTSALDPELVGEVFAAIKQLADDGMTMIIVTHNMGFAREVADHVVFMENGSFLAKGAPDDFFSKQCEDPRIQSFIDRIF; via the coding sequence ATGCAACCGCTTTTGGAACTCAAAAATATCGTCAAGACTTTCGGCACTCACCGAGCCGTGGATAACATCGACCTTACAATGCAGGCTGGAGAAAAGACCGTTATCATCGGTCCTTCCGGTTCAGGAAAATCCACCTTGCTACGAGCCATCAACATACTGGAAACCATCGATTCCGGCTCCATTCTGTTTGAAGGCAACGACGTGGGGTATCGTCAGGTCAAGGGCAAGCAGGTGCTCGACAAACCCAAGAACATCTGCAAACTACGCACCCAAATCGGTATGGTCTTTCAGCACTTCAACCTGTTCCCGCACATGACTGTAATTGAAAACGCCATGGAAGGTCAGGTCACCGTCCTCGGCATCCCCAAGGCAGAAGCCCGGGCTGTTGCCATGAGCATGCTGGAAAAAGTCGGTATGAGCAGCTTTGCAGACCGTTTCCCGGCCTCGCTTTCTGGCGGACAAAAACAACGTGCCGCCATTGCCCGCGCCCTATCCATGAAGCCGAAACTAATGCTCTTCGACGAACCGACATCGGCACTAGACCCGGAACTGGTTGGAGAAGTATTTGCCGCCATCAAACAATTGGCTGACGACGGCATGACCATGATCATCGTCACCCACAACATGGGCTTTGCCCGTGAAGTTGCAGATCATGTCGTATTCATGGAAAACGGTTCGTTTCTGGCCAAGGGCGCACCGGATGACTTCTTCTCCAAACAATGTGAAGACCCGCGCATCCAGAGTTTTATTGATCGAATTTTCTAA
- a CDS encoding ABC transporter permease subunit (The N-terminal region of this protein, as described by TIGR01726, is a three transmembrane segment that identifies a subfamily of ABC transporter permease subunits, which specificities that include histidine, arginine, glutamine, glutamate, L-cystine (sic), the opines (in Agrobacterium) octopine and nopaline, etc.), translating to MRSAVIAALLVISLLALGAQAASTATENADALIRKANDVMVTGDLEAAITIYLQIPAPGPEGDEGQFASSRMQAARLEFAVKDYPAAIAVVEELLAVYPDNIEALQFRDSVKEAMLPQWKRLMNDTIKFMPHLLKGSLMTLLLVVFTMILSPIGGLLIALGRIGDFKAINRLCWFIIWLFRGTPLLLQLFFIYYGLPAIGITLKPIPAALIGLGLNYSAYLAEIIRSGIQSIDQGQMEAAEAMGMSNWQAMRRIIIPQTYRVILPPVGNEFIALIKDTALVSTIAMVELMRTADQLFNASFNITVLGLAAVIYLLFTTVFTFTFERLEERVGAYEKR from the coding sequence TTGAGGAGCGCCGTTATTGCGGCGCTCCTCGTCATTTCCCTGCTCGCCCTCGGTGCGCAGGCTGCTTCCACCGCGACAGAAAATGCCGACGCGCTCATACGCAAGGCCAACGATGTCATGGTCACAGGCGACCTTGAAGCTGCCATCACCATCTATCTGCAAATCCCGGCCCCTGGCCCGGAAGGTGATGAAGGACAATTTGCTTCTAGCCGCATGCAAGCCGCCCGTCTCGAATTCGCGGTCAAGGACTACCCTGCCGCCATTGCTGTCGTAGAAGAGCTTTTAGCCGTCTACCCGGACAATATCGAAGCACTCCAATTCCGCGACTCCGTAAAAGAAGCCATGTTGCCCCAGTGGAAACGGTTGATGAACGACACGATAAAATTCATGCCGCATCTTCTGAAGGGCAGTCTCATGACCCTGTTGCTCGTGGTCTTTACCATGATACTCTCCCCCATCGGCGGACTGCTTATCGCGCTTGGCCGGATAGGTGATTTCAAGGCCATAAACAGACTGTGTTGGTTCATTATCTGGCTGTTCCGCGGCACCCCGCTTCTACTCCAACTTTTCTTCATCTATTATGGGTTGCCCGCCATCGGTATCACATTGAAACCCATTCCGGCGGCACTCATCGGGCTTGGTCTGAACTACTCGGCCTACCTCGCGGAAATTATCCGTAGCGGCATCCAGTCCATCGACCAAGGACAGATGGAAGCCGCCGAAGCCATGGGCATGTCCAACTGGCAGGCCATGCGCCGGATTATCATCCCGCAGACATACCGCGTCATTCTGCCGCCCGTGGGCAATGAATTCATCGCTCTCATCAAGGATACTGCATTGGTCTCCACCATCGCCATGGTCGAATTGATGCGCACGGCAGACCAGCTGTTCAATGCCTCATTCAACATCACCGTGCTGGGGTTGGCCGCTGTTATCTACCTTCTTTTCACCACCGTCTTCACCTTCACCTTCGAACGACTTGAAGAGCGCGTGGGCGCATACGAGAAACGCTGA
- a CDS encoding amino acid ABC transporter substrate-binding protein, which produces MKRLLTALMVMALCLCAASAFAADGSWERVKSAGQLVIGLDDAFPPMGFRDDNGTLVGLDVDTAEEVGKRLGIKIMWQPTEWKGVINSLYAKKFDCIWNGMTITPERQKKVAFSKPYLMDGQIATVRMDEKEIKTFEALGGKKIGVQAGSPALEAAKKLPNAAGEIREYDTNPKAFLDLEADRLDSVVVDNVTGRYYMASRPGEFRALPGYITKEAFGVAYRMEDAALRGMIQKAIDEMIADGTMGKISRKWFGEDVTNPAKW; this is translated from the coding sequence ATGAAACGCTTACTCACTGCTCTTATGGTTATGGCTCTGTGTCTGTGCGCCGCCTCTGCCTTCGCCGCTGACGGTTCATGGGAACGCGTCAAGAGTGCCGGCCAGTTGGTTATTGGTCTGGACGACGCCTTCCCGCCCATGGGTTTCCGCGACGACAACGGCACACTCGTCGGTCTTGACGTGGACACTGCCGAAGAAGTCGGCAAACGCCTGGGCATCAAAATCATGTGGCAGCCCACCGAATGGAAGGGCGTTATCAACTCCCTGTACGCCAAGAAATTTGACTGTATCTGGAACGGCATGACCATCACTCCCGAACGCCAGAAAAAAGTCGCCTTTTCCAAGCCGTACCTGATGGATGGTCAAATCGCCACCGTTCGCATGGATGAAAAGGAAATCAAAACTTTCGAAGCTCTTGGCGGCAAGAAGATCGGCGTTCAGGCCGGTTCCCCCGCTCTTGAAGCTGCCAAAAAGCTGCCCAACGCAGCTGGTGAAATTCGCGAATACGATACCAACCCCAAGGCCTTCCTTGACCTCGAAGCTGATCGTCTGGATTCCGTTGTTGTCGACAACGTGACCGGCCGTTATTACATGGCTTCCCGTCCCGGCGAGTTCCGCGCTCTGCCCGGTTACATCACCAAGGAAGCTTTCGGCGTTGCTTACCGCATGGAAGACGCTGCTCTGCGCGGCATGATCCAGAAGGCTATTGACGAGATGATTGCCGATGGCACCATGGGCAAGATCTCCCGCAAGTGGTTCGGTGAAGATGTCACCAACCCTGCCAAGTGGTAG
- a CDS encoding AraC family transcriptional regulator, whose translation MGDVDIPGITVETGNCTMMYRQRKQVTVIDKAQSYRLSLAIVVSPETFHDITRHEQMKMPLHLQLAANGLIDNEFIDTRSIDATSMNILNQILTPEKGLEDSHIYYKSKTYELLAVCINRFGNKTPDQSNPTNCLNPERVYQAAEILAHSMESPPSLSTLARMLNTSHVTLNQEFRHAFGTTVFGYLRRIRLKKARSLLEDGKTNVTEASLAVGYNSISTFSRAFLDQHGMTPSSCRKQTPYSLASKNHISNPN comes from the coding sequence ATGGGAGATGTGGATATTCCTGGAATAACCGTTGAGACAGGAAATTGCACAATGATGTACAGACAAAGAAAACAGGTCACCGTGATTGACAAAGCCCAAAGCTACAGACTCTCTCTGGCCATTGTCGTTTCCCCAGAGACCTTCCATGACATAACCCGCCACGAACAAATGAAAATGCCGCTCCATCTCCAACTTGCAGCCAATGGATTGATCGACAACGAATTCATCGACACAAGATCCATAGACGCTACATCCATGAATATTCTCAACCAGATTCTGACCCCGGAAAAAGGACTTGAAGACAGCCATATTTATTATAAAAGCAAGACATATGAGCTCCTTGCCGTATGCATAAACCGCTTTGGAAACAAAACCCCAGATCAATCAAATCCAACAAATTGCTTAAACCCTGAACGAGTATATCAGGCTGCGGAAATATTGGCTCACTCAATGGAAAGTCCACCATCCCTGTCAACATTGGCCCGGATGCTCAACACATCTCACGTCACCCTGAATCAAGAATTCCGCCACGCTTTTGGAACAACTGTATTTGGGTATCTTCGCCGAATACGTTTGAAAAAAGCGCGTTCTCTTTTGGAAGACGGTAAAACAAATGTCACGGAAGCCTCTCTGGCTGTCGGTTACAACAGCATCTCAACCTTTTCACGGGCATTTTTGGATCAACACGGCATGACGCCAAGTTCATGCAGAAAACAAACGCCTTACTCTCTTGCCTCAAAAAACCATATCTCTAACCCAAACTAA
- a CDS encoding TonB-dependent receptor — MISIFRKGLLAAFFMLFAMALVSPAVAQDKDEVEKKDSQPVTLGATVVTAQKREENVQDVPISMDVFSGMDIDDAGIGDLSELTLFSPNVYAKQSTNQQMIIMRGLSSHNVVLNTPAGLFVDDICYPLTFMQNPELLDIERIEVLRGPQGTLYGHNTEAGAIRIITRQPDNTVRGKVFIEPGFYNSSERDSWLYTAGASLSGPLVEDLLYMGGSFLTKGTPGYMENIYDGDKRAAKEESQNGQIKLRWTPSDPWDISLLVNASHKDNGYGYMHYVDGPLASDKYTINWDGANSWVDESNGQSLHVKYKANWADVTSITTRNNYNTRFKNDGEFGPLVFPDQKFKFINESYSQEVRFNSIESENPFEWLGGVFVSYDDNDAKAAFFGQSRDTSFENTNYAVFGQMAYTFFDALKLSVGLRFDHQQSDGEQDLTSAGQSYDKSIVHDDVLPKVSLSYDVNDHFMTYASFSKGLLAGGYNYAFATDSDTLTFGPETTWNYELGMKSDWFGNKLTFNAAGYYIDIKDKQVEEFLSGPAVRSVTNAAEASSRGFEMEMEYRPAHGWFLFGNYGYADARIDQWVSDEMGGGTFDYKDKKLPHAPEYTYNIGAEYVHDTGYFGRLDLLGVGGFYTDAKNTTWVSPYEVVNVRAGRRMESWDVSVWCKNLLNREYYLDKGVYIGGNEIASDGAPRSVGVNLTYHF; from the coding sequence ATGATTTCCATTTTTCGAAAAGGTCTGTTGGCAGCATTTTTTATGCTGTTTGCCATGGCTTTGGTGAGTCCGGCGGTTGCGCAGGACAAGGATGAGGTTGAGAAGAAGGATTCCCAACCGGTTACTCTCGGTGCGACTGTGGTCACCGCTCAAAAGCGGGAGGAAAATGTACAGGATGTTCCGATCAGCATGGATGTGTTCAGTGGTATGGATATTGACGATGCGGGTATCGGGGATTTGAGTGAACTCACACTCTTTTCTCCCAATGTCTATGCGAAGCAGAGCACGAATCAGCAAATGATTATTATGCGTGGACTGTCATCCCATAATGTCGTTTTGAACACCCCAGCCGGGCTGTTTGTCGATGACATTTGTTACCCTTTGACGTTTATGCAGAACCCGGAACTGCTTGATATTGAACGTATAGAAGTACTGAGAGGTCCTCAGGGAACTTTGTATGGGCATAACACCGAGGCTGGGGCAATCAGGATTATCACTCGTCAGCCTGACAATACGGTGCGGGGAAAAGTCTTTATTGAACCCGGATTTTACAATTCTTCTGAAAGAGATAGCTGGTTGTATACTGCAGGAGCGTCGCTCAGTGGTCCTTTGGTTGAGGATCTCCTCTATATGGGCGGTTCATTTTTGACCAAGGGGACACCCGGCTACATGGAGAACATCTATGATGGAGACAAGCGTGCGGCGAAAGAAGAGTCTCAAAATGGGCAAATCAAGCTTCGTTGGACGCCTAGTGATCCTTGGGACATCTCTCTACTGGTCAATGCATCTCATAAGGATAATGGCTATGGCTATATGCATTATGTCGATGGCCCGCTCGCTTCCGATAAATACACCATCAATTGGGATGGGGCGAATAGTTGGGTTGATGAGAGCAACGGCCAATCCCTTCATGTGAAATATAAGGCCAACTGGGCGGATGTTACTTCCATAACCACACGTAACAATTATAACACCAGATTTAAAAATGATGGTGAGTTCGGCCCACTTGTTTTCCCGGATCAAAAATTCAAATTTATCAATGAATCATACAGCCAGGAAGTTCGTTTTAATTCCATTGAAAGCGAGAATCCTTTTGAATGGCTGGGTGGTGTTTTTGTTTCATATGATGACAACGATGCCAAAGCGGCCTTTTTTGGGCAGTCGCGGGACACTTCATTTGAAAACACCAACTATGCTGTTTTCGGACAGATGGCGTACACCTTTTTTGATGCCTTGAAGTTGTCCGTCGGATTGCGTTTTGATCATCAACAGTCTGATGGAGAGCAGGACCTGACAAGTGCGGGGCAGTCCTACGACAAGAGCATTGTGCATGATGACGTTTTGCCGAAAGTCTCCCTTTCATATGATGTGAATGATCATTTCATGACGTATGCCTCTTTTTCCAAGGGATTACTCGCCGGAGGGTATAATTACGCGTTTGCAACGGATTCGGATACGCTGACATTTGGACCGGAAACCACATGGAACTATGAGCTTGGCATGAAGTCCGATTGGTTTGGCAACAAGCTCACGTTCAATGCTGCCGGTTATTATATCGATATAAAAGACAAACAGGTTGAAGAGTTTTTGAGCGGTCCTGCTGTTCGTAGTGTGACCAATGCCGCCGAAGCTTCTTCACGTGGTTTTGAGATGGAGATGGAATATCGCCCGGCGCATGGATGGTTCCTTTTCGGGAATTATGGATACGCCGATGCCCGGATTGACCAATGGGTATCTGATGAAATGGGCGGTGGTACCTTTGACTACAAAGACAAAAAACTCCCCCACGCACCAGAGTATACGTATAATATAGGTGCCGAATATGTCCATGATACCGGATATTTCGGCAGATTGGATTTGTTGGGTGTTGGTGGTTTCTATACGGATGCAAAAAATACGACCTGGGTGAGTCCGTATGAAGTTGTCAACGTGCGCGCAGGGCGTCGCATGGAATCATGGGATGTCTCGGTGTGGTGCAAGAACCTTTTGAACCGTGAGTATTATTTGGACAAGGGCGTATATATTGGTGGCAATGAAATTGCGAGCGATGGAGCCCCTCGGTCTGTAGGCGTTAATCTGACATATCACTTTTAA
- a CDS encoding DUF4198 domain-containing protein, whose amino-acid sequence MKRILAVLTLSLGLIFPGAAFAHTLWVNVYESFVHKPGHVIASLGWGHVVPMDDVFEHFDLASYYLVDPDMSRVDFPLPALIKKMDGESEVQKSLRIVGGDTGVHKMTLKDDAKKGTYQVAAVSRDNFYSTYIDLKGRHKWAHTTMDKVKNVKKVIEGMKFTTYAKSFFTVGKWTQPSALGFDLEILPLTDLSRVRAGEMVEFDVKLLGRSLNTIPERAFEYMTLTSNTFGGPDGFTLATLVYNGKASFRIPTAGQWVANIYTRQAVTPDGPLKALVGKCTNVLYAATVSFNVNP is encoded by the coding sequence ATGAAACGGATACTTGCTGTTCTTACTCTTTCTTTGGGATTGATATTCCCCGGAGCCGCTTTTGCTCATACTCTTTGGGTGAACGTCTACGAGTCGTTTGTCCATAAGCCGGGCCATGTTATTGCATCGCTTGGTTGGGGGCACGTCGTGCCGATGGATGATGTCTTTGAGCACTTTGACCTTGCGTCCTACTATTTGGTTGATCCGGATATGAGTCGAGTGGACTTTCCTTTGCCCGCATTAATAAAAAAGATGGACGGTGAAAGTGAGGTGCAGAAATCCCTTCGCATAGTGGGTGGGGACACGGGAGTGCACAAGATGACTCTGAAAGATGATGCCAAGAAGGGCACCTATCAGGTCGCTGCAGTTTCACGGGATAATTTTTACAGTACGTATATTGATTTGAAAGGGCGTCACAAGTGGGCGCACACCACTATGGACAAGGTCAAGAATGTCAAGAAAGTGATTGAAGGCATGAAATTCACGACCTACGCCAAGTCTTTCTTTACGGTTGGCAAGTGGACTCAGCCGAGTGCGTTGGGCTTTGATCTGGAGATCCTTCCGTTGACTGACCTCAGCCGAGTGCGAGCGGGAGAAATGGTGGAATTCGATGTGAAGCTTTTGGGACGTTCGTTGAATACGATACCAGAACGGGCTTTTGAATATATGACATTGACAAGTAACACGTTTGGAGGGCCAGACGGTTTTACCTTGGCAACGCTTGTGTATAACGGGAAGGCTTCTTTCCGTATTCCCACAGCGGGCCAGTGGGTCGCTAATATCTATACCCGTCAGGCAGTCACACCGGATGGGCCTTTGAAGGCGCTGGTCGGTAAATGCACTAACGTCTTGTATGCGGCTACGGTCAGTTTTAATGTGAATCCTTAA
- a CDS encoding manganese efflux pump MntP: MGNIELVTIAIALAMDAFAVAIATGVSLKCVSPRQTFRLAWHFGLFQALMPILGWYLGRTVSSYIEAYDHWIAFGLLGYIGYKMIREAFEDEGECQNDPTKGMSLVVLSVATSIDALAVGLSLSMLGISVWWPSLIIGIVATLFTVVGLQFGKTAAKAQSIGKYAELLGGSVLICIGLKILWEHGALTI, translated from the coding sequence GTGGGAAATATCGAACTCGTCACCATTGCCATTGCCCTCGCCATGGATGCCTTTGCCGTTGCTATTGCCACCGGTGTCTCGCTCAAATGCGTCAGCCCTCGACAGACCTTTCGTCTGGCGTGGCACTTTGGCCTGTTTCAGGCACTCATGCCCATACTTGGTTGGTATCTTGGAAGAACAGTCAGCTCCTATATTGAAGCATACGACCACTGGATCGCTTTTGGCCTGCTTGGCTACATCGGATACAAAATGATCCGTGAAGCCTTCGAAGATGAAGGAGAATGTCAGAATGACCCGACCAAAGGGATGTCACTGGTGGTGCTGTCCGTTGCAACCAGCATCGACGCACTCGCAGTCGGTCTCAGCCTCTCAATGCTGGGTATTTCCGTATGGTGGCCTTCACTGATCATCGGCATCGTCGCCACACTCTTCACCGTTGTCGGCCTACAATTCGGGAAAACCGCTGCCAAAGCACAGAGTATCGGGAAATACGCAGAACTTCTCGGAGGCTCCGTGCTGATTTGCATCGGTCTCAAAATCCTGTGGGAACATGGGGCACTTACGATATAA
- a CDS encoding alanine/ornithine racemase family PLP-dependent enzyme gives MKTPYLEINLSKLHSNAKELISMFGAKGIQITAVTKSFLGEPQIANCFVSAGISSLGDSRIENIIRMKKAGVQAQFLLIRTPSASESRDVVTYADGSLNTELFVIEELSKSALEKDLVHDIILMVEMGDLREGILRQDLNKTIEEVRQMKGVRLIGLGTNMACLNGVKPTKTNMDHFSSLADTCEKKYGINFHIISGGNSANFDWMLQNDNTGRTNNVRLGESLLLGRESLSRKHIEGLHLDAISLVAEVIESKIKPSLPEGETGLDAFGNTPHVEDKGKILRTIVALGKQDVHVAGLIPLIDVDILGSSSDHVILDATRTPLQVGDHVRFSVNYTAFLSSMTSPFVGSVFT, from the coding sequence ATGAAGACACCTTATCTTGAAATAAACCTCTCAAAATTACACAGTAACGCAAAAGAACTAATTTCCATGTTCGGAGCCAAAGGCATTCAAATTACGGCTGTCACCAAGAGTTTTCTCGGGGAGCCCCAAATTGCCAACTGTTTTGTTTCCGCAGGCATTTCTTCTCTCGGAGATTCACGGATCGAAAATATAATCCGTATGAAAAAAGCTGGTGTTCAAGCACAGTTCCTCCTGATCAGGACACCCTCTGCTAGTGAATCTCGTGACGTCGTCACCTATGCGGACGGAAGCCTCAACACTGAACTATTTGTCATTGAAGAGCTTTCCAAATCGGCCCTTGAAAAAGATCTTGTCCACGACATTATTCTTATGGTGGAGATGGGGGATCTTCGGGAAGGAATACTTCGTCAGGATCTCAACAAAACAATTGAAGAAGTACGCCAAATGAAAGGCGTTCGACTCATCGGTTTAGGGACAAACATGGCGTGCCTAAATGGAGTCAAACCAACAAAAACCAACATGGATCATTTCTCCAGTCTGGCAGACACCTGTGAAAAGAAATACGGCATCAATTTTCATATAATTTCTGGAGGAAATTCTGCAAACTTTGATTGGATGCTTCAAAATGACAACACTGGCAGAACAAACAACGTTCGACTGGGCGAATCCCTCCTTCTTGGGAGAGAATCTTTGTCAAGAAAACACATTGAAGGGCTTCACCTTGATGCGATTTCTCTGGTTGCAGAAGTCATAGAATCCAAAATCAAGCCGTCACTCCCTGAAGGGGAAACAGGCCTGGATGCCTTTGGCAATACGCCTCACGTTGAAGACAAAGGTAAAATACTCAGAACAATTGTAGCGTTGGGAAAACAGGATGTTCATGTGGCAGGCCTTATACCATTAATCGATGTCGATATTTTGGGCTCAAGCAGTGATCACGTCATACTCGACGCCACGAGAACCCCATTGCAAGTTGGCGATCATGTCCGATTCAGTGTAAACTATACGGCATTCCTATCATCCATGACATCTCCATTCGTTGGAAGTGTATTTACATAA